From the Entomomonas sp. E2T0 genome, one window contains:
- a CDS encoding beta-galactosidase has product MLNRIVMLSLLCVSSISLVLADEQPLYNFLQPSSKVNLFTQGVTLPNSELEYNQQHESFRRLTFANNIDNPSIALQFNQPINLINQKALSLRMQNAMDWDLTLYVDIKDTDQKTVLRATVALPAGPAQNLLIPLKETSGRAWGMREGITSSWQRDNTRYLLPISVVGKIDISKLASITLTMVKPAIPQSLLIGNIKAIGDDVDYMAYHHIVDKYGQNNIVKWSDKIISDKQLQQVAQAEQAQLKEWLSHQLIQDKFGGLGSKPQFKATNYFRTEKHNDRWYLVSPKGHAFISLGINTVVPDQSQTYIAGRDFMFASLPEKNTPLANFYGHANTNSGNAAQGGRGIDKGQWYDFYQANMYRVSGKAILKNWRNRTINRFKAWGFNTIGNWSDKQLIAEKRLPYTMPILIKGDYASVPSGMDWWGFMPDTFDPKFTEAVEKAVKLATENRVNDPWLVGYFADNELSWGGLDSSPAAHYALAINSLSRNSESPAKQVFIKQLKNKYKEIDKLASAWGISIKSWQDLEQQSFTAPLPSAKYTAISEDYSYFLRSYADNYFKTVKEMLTKYDPNHLFLGNRFAVKLPEVITSCAKYCDVISFNTYTLLAKQGYDTKLVASLDKPIMITEFTFGSKATGALWAGPVAVTDDKARGDSYQQFVEGAFEDPHMVGLHWFQYIDEPITGRLLDGENGHMGLVAITDVPFHKFIKKVRDANLTVLKETLNKL; this is encoded by the coding sequence ATGTTAAACCGTATTGTGATGTTATCCCTGTTATGTGTTAGTTCGATCAGTTTAGTATTGGCGGATGAGCAACCGTTATATAATTTTTTACAGCCTTCAAGTAAGGTAAATTTATTTACTCAAGGAGTAACTTTACCTAATAGTGAGCTAGAGTATAACCAACAGCATGAGTCATTCAGAAGATTAACGTTTGCTAATAATATAGATAACCCAAGTATTGCCTTGCAATTTAATCAGCCAATTAATCTTATCAATCAAAAGGCATTAAGTTTGCGTATGCAAAATGCAATGGATTGGGATTTAACATTATATGTTGATATTAAGGATACAGACCAAAAAACTGTACTTAGGGCGACAGTTGCATTACCTGCTGGCCCTGCTCAAAACTTACTTATTCCACTTAAAGAAACATCTGGACGTGCATGGGGAATGCGAGAAGGTATAACCTCATCATGGCAAAGAGATAATACACGCTATTTATTACCTATTAGTGTAGTAGGTAAGATAGATATAAGTAAGCTAGCAAGTATCACCCTTACAATGGTTAAACCAGCTATCCCACAAAGCCTATTGATAGGCAATATTAAAGCTATAGGCGATGATGTAGACTATATGGCCTATCATCATATCGTGGATAAATATGGTCAAAATAATATTGTTAAATGGTCAGATAAAATTATTAGTGATAAACAACTACAACAAGTAGCTCAAGCTGAACAAGCTCAATTAAAAGAGTGGTTAAGTCATCAGTTAATACAAGATAAGTTTGGTGGTTTAGGCTCTAAACCTCAATTTAAAGCGACTAATTACTTTAGAACAGAAAAACATAATGATAGATGGTATTTAGTGTCTCCAAAGGGACATGCATTTATTTCTTTGGGGATTAATACTGTTGTGCCTGATCAAAGTCAGACCTATATAGCAGGGCGTGATTTTATGTTTGCTTCACTGCCTGAGAAAAATACGCCACTAGCTAATTTTTATGGTCATGCTAATACCAATAGTGGTAATGCAGCACAAGGAGGCAGAGGGATAGATAAGGGACAGTGGTATGATTTTTATCAAGCCAATATGTATCGTGTATCTGGTAAAGCTATTTTAAAAAATTGGCGTAATCGTACCATAAATCGTTTTAAAGCATGGGGATTTAATACTATTGGTAATTGGAGTGATAAACAGTTAATTGCAGAAAAACGTTTACCCTATACCATGCCTATTTTAATTAAGGGTGACTATGCCAGTGTTCCATCAGGTATGGATTGGTGGGGGTTTATGCCTGATACATTTGATCCTAAGTTTACTGAAGCTGTGGAGAAAGCAGTAAAGTTAGCTACTGAAAATAGAGTGAATGATCCATGGTTAGTCGGATATTTTGCGGATAATGAATTATCATGGGGAGGGCTAGATAGCTCACCAGCAGCACACTATGCTTTAGCAATTAATTCGTTAAGTAGAAATAGTGAAAGTCCAGCAAAGCAGGTATTTATAAAACAATTAAAGAATAAATATAAAGAGATTGATAAGTTAGCGAGTGCTTGGGGGATTTCTATTAAATCTTGGCAAGATCTGGAGCAACAAAGTTTTACTGCTCCTTTGCCTAGTGCTAAATATACAGCAATTAGTGAGGATTATAGTTATTTTTTGAGAAGTTATGCAGATAATTACTTTAAAACAGTAAAAGAGATGCTCACTAAATATGATCCTAACCATTTATTTTTAGGTAATCGTTTTGCAGTGAAGTTACCTGAAGTAATAACCTCTTGTGCCAAATATTGTGACGTAATTAGTTTTAATACTTACACATTATTAGCTAAGCAAGGCTATGATACTAAACTAGTGGCCAGTTTAGATAAGCCTATTATGATTACTGAGTTTACTTTTGGTTCTAAGGCTACAGGGGCTTTATGGGCTGGTCCTGTGGCTGTCACAGATGATAAAGCGCGTGGCGATAGTTATCAGCAGTTTGTTGAAGGTGCTTTTGAAGATCCGCATATGGTGGGATTACATTGGTTTCAGTATATAGATGAACCTATTACGGGACGTTTACTGGATGGTGAAAATGGCCATATGGGATTAGTAGCTATTACGGATGTGCCTTTTCATAAGTTTATTAAGAAAGTAAGGGACGCTAACTTAACTGTTTTAAAGGAAACATTAAATAAATTATAA
- a CDS encoding HdeD family acid-resistance protein, with the protein MLNDNQYPELIQKLQMNRIWFLILGVLLVVGGFFALTYSFITTIVAMYFLGGFLIATGLIQLFHSFYAKQTTAVFVLSILWSVSYLVAGICLLIIPMESALYLALLLAILLIAFGISRLFYSYKLRKMVGSQWLYLTGFLNILFGIIIIAAWPVSGTIFGIMIGIDLLMQGVSFIMVYIAIRKDSFKA; encoded by the coding sequence ATGTTGAATGACAATCAATACCCAGAGCTAATACAAAAGCTACAGATGAACCGTATTTGGTTCCTTATTTTAGGGGTATTATTAGTAGTAGGCGGTTTTTTCGCACTAACCTATAGTTTTATTACTACTATTGTTGCTATGTACTTCTTAGGTGGTTTTTTAATTGCAACAGGGCTAATTCAACTATTTCATAGTTTTTATGCTAAACAGACAACAGCTGTTTTTGTGCTTTCTATCTTATGGTCTGTTAGCTATTTAGTAGCTGGCATTTGTTTGCTTATCATTCCTATGGAGTCAGCACTTTATCTCGCTTTACTGTTAGCTATTTTATTAATAGCATTTGGCATTAGCCGTTTATTTTATAGCTATAAACTACGTAAAATGGTTGGTAGTCAATGGTTATATCTTACAGGCTTTTTAAATATTCTGTTCGGTATCATCATTATTGCAGCATGGCCTGTCAGCGGTACAATTTTTGGTATTATGATAGGCATTGATTTATTAATGCAGGGTGTAAGCTTTATTATGGTTTACATAGCTATTCGTAAAGATTCTTTTAAAGCATAA
- a CDS encoding YoaK family protein, with protein MERRTRITVLLDKVTFEDNALRKLGYIMAFIAGAVNAGGFFAIGYYTSHVTGEVSAMADHLVLGDIQLVILFFCMLLCFIGGAMHSTWLIIWARRSRFRSGYGISMCVESFILLLFGTLGITLGTEWKFLFFSPTIMLLCFIMGMHNTVITILSNGLLRSTHMTGIATDIGIELSKAMYFHKNPLKKVAAIKTNRRKLVLFIGILFYFFIGGVVGALGFRHLGFQFILPLAILLFVWGALSISHDLKARTRLRNYKKVA; from the coding sequence ATGGAACGTCGTACGCGTATCACTGTACTGCTTGATAAGGTTACTTTTGAAGATAATGCCCTACGTAAGTTAGGCTATATCATGGCATTTATTGCTGGCGCGGTAAATGCAGGTGGTTTTTTCGCTATTGGCTATTATACCTCGCATGTAACAGGCGAAGTGTCTGCGATGGCTGATCACTTAGTATTAGGTGATATTCAGTTAGTTATTTTATTTTTTTGCATGTTACTCTGCTTTATTGGTGGTGCCATGCATTCTACATGGTTAATTATTTGGGCAAGGCGTAGTCGTTTTCGTAGTGGCTATGGTATTTCCATGTGTGTAGAATCATTTATTCTTTTACTATTTGGTACGCTAGGAATAACTTTAGGGACGGAATGGAAGTTTTTATTTTTTTCGCCTACTATTATGTTGCTGTGTTTTATTATGGGAATGCATAATACAGTTATTACTATTTTGTCTAATGGCTTGTTACGTAGTACACATATGACAGGGATTGCTACAGATATCGGTATTGAATTATCAAAAGCTATGTATTTCCATAAAAATCCACTTAAAAAAGTTGCAGCCATTAAAACCAATAGACGTAAATTAGTATTATTTATTGGTATTTTGTTTTATTTCTTTATAGGTGGAGTAGTAGGTGCCTTAGGTTTTAGACATCTTGGGTTTCAATTTATTTTGCCATTAGCTATTTTATTATTTGTCTGGGGAGCACTATCGATCTCTCATGATTTAAAGGCACGTACTCGTTTAAGGAATTATAAAAAAGTAGCTTAG
- the sodC gene encoding superoxide dismutase [Cu-Zn] SodC produces MKTTLTLIMGGLLALQAHAASIEVPMYLTTEKGVGDSIGTVTITETEYGLLFTPHLKGLQPAGMRGFHIHEKASCEPAEKDGKMQAALAAGGHFDPNKTSKHLGPYDKEGHLGDVPPLYVAQDGTATYPVLAPRIKKLEEIKNTALMIHAGGDNNSDHPMPLGGGGGRFACGIIK; encoded by the coding sequence ATGAAAACAACTTTAACACTTATTATGGGTGGATTATTAGCATTGCAAGCACATGCTGCTAGTATCGAAGTACCTATGTACTTAACAACAGAAAAAGGGGTAGGTGATTCAATCGGTACTGTAACTATTACTGAAACAGAATATGGTTTACTATTTACACCCCATTTAAAAGGATTGCAACCAGCAGGTATGCGTGGTTTTCATATCCATGAAAAAGCTAGTTGTGAGCCAGCTGAGAAAGATGGCAAAATGCAAGCTGCTTTAGCAGCGGGTGGGCATTTTGACCCTAACAAAACAAGTAAACATTTAGGCCCTTATGATAAAGAGGGACATTTAGGTGATGTACCACCACTCTATGTTGCTCAAGATGGTACAGCAACTTATCCAGTATTAGCGCCACGTATTAAAAAGTTAGAGGAAATTAAAAATACAGCACTAATGATTCATGCCGGTGGCGATAATAATAGTGATCATCCAATGCCTTTAGGTGGTGGCGGTGGACGTTTTGCTTGTGGCATTATTAAATAA
- a CDS encoding efflux transporter outer membrane subunit, giving the protein MNQRFYIKTLSIVLVGVLAGCAIGPDYQRPSTAQSADFKQVEGWKLATPANTTLPESWWTLYNDVELNQLQQKLLMANQNLAQYEARYRQAIALVKGARAAYFPTVSANVNSTRAQQGKGNTVTDSYDLGPSASWELDIWGKIRRQVESAKADAQGSQADLAAAKLSLQSELAQTYLQLRIMDIHQQLLDHTVEAYRKSLTLTENQYNAGMVVKSDMTQARTQLKNTEAQAIDIKYQRAQLEHAIAVLIGEAPANFSIKATYKVPPLPVVPKVLPSQLLERRPDIASAEQQVISANAQIGVAKAAWFPDLTLSAGAGYSSNSFSHWINSPNRYWSLGPKFAMTLFDGGLIRSRYEQAEAAYDEKVANYRQTVLNGFKEVEDYLVQLYIMEQEAIVQKEATDSAKESLQLITNQYEAGMIDYLNVATAQYSALNTERTGITLLGNQLTASVKLIAAIGGGWDITKLTKEE; this is encoded by the coding sequence ATGAACCAAAGATTTTATATAAAAACGTTATCAATTGTATTGGTAGGTGTATTGGCAGGCTGTGCCATTGGTCCTGATTATCAACGACCATCCACAGCGCAATCAGCTGATTTTAAGCAGGTTGAAGGGTGGAAGTTGGCTACCCCTGCAAATACAACTTTACCAGAAAGTTGGTGGACCTTGTATAACGATGTTGAGTTAAATCAGCTGCAACAAAAACTATTAATGGCTAACCAAAATTTAGCACAATATGAGGCGCGTTATCGGCAAGCTATTGCTTTAGTGAAAGGTGCTAGAGCAGCTTATTTCCCAACAGTATCTGCTAATGTTAACTCTACCAGGGCACAGCAAGGTAAAGGCAATACAGTAACTGATAGTTATGACTTAGGTCCTTCTGCCTCTTGGGAACTAGATATTTGGGGCAAAATTCGTCGTCAAGTTGAGTCTGCTAAGGCAGATGCACAAGGTAGCCAAGCAGATTTAGCTGCTGCAAAGCTTAGTTTGCAGTCTGAGTTAGCACAAACTTATTTGCAACTTAGAATTATGGATATCCATCAACAGTTGTTGGATCATACAGTAGAAGCTTATAGAAAATCTCTCACATTAACAGAGAATCAATATAATGCAGGAATGGTTGTTAAGTCTGATATGACACAGGCTAGAACACAGCTTAAAAATACTGAAGCACAGGCAATTGATATTAAATACCAACGAGCACAACTAGAGCATGCGATTGCTGTATTAATTGGTGAAGCACCTGCTAATTTTAGTATTAAAGCAACCTATAAAGTTCCACCATTACCCGTTGTGCCTAAGGTTCTACCTTCCCAGTTATTAGAACGTAGGCCAGATATTGCTTCTGCCGAGCAACAAGTTATTTCTGCCAATGCTCAAATAGGTGTAGCAAAAGCTGCGTGGTTTCCAGATTTAACCTTATCAGCGGGTGCAGGATATTCCAGTAATAGTTTTAGTCATTGGATTAATAGTCCAAATCGTTATTGGTCATTAGGACCAAAGTTTGCTATGACATTGTTTGATGGTGGTTTAATTCGTTCTCGTTATGAGCAAGCTGAAGCAGCTTATGATGAGAAAGTAGCTAACTATCGACAAACGGTATTAAATGGTTTTAAAGAGGTAGAGGATTATCTTGTACAACTTTATATTATGGAACAAGAGGCCATTGTTCAGAAAGAAGCCACAGATTCAGCGAAGGAGTCATTACAGCTAATTACCAATCAATATGAAGCAGGTATGATTGATTATCTTAATGTGGCAACAGCCCAATATTCTGCATTGAATACGGAGAGAACAGGTATTACCTTATTAGGTAATCAACTAACAGCAAGTGTTAAATTAATTGCTGCTATTGGTGGCGGATGGGATATAACAAAGTTAACTAAGGAAGAGTGA
- a CDS encoding efflux RND transporter permease subunit: MNLSAPFIFRSVATMLCNVAILLLGILCFKLLPVAPLPEMDFPVITVNANLPGASPEVMAATVATPLERAFGSISGVQQMNSSSGQGSTRIMLVFDLKRDINDAARDVQAAINAARDLLPSGMPNNPTYRKINPSQAPILLVTLTSDILSKGQLYDVASTIVAQKISQVTGVGEVQVGGSSLPAVRVELEPHLLAHYNVSLSEVRQAIVNSNLRKPKGFVENDRYQWQITANDQLTKAEQYKPIVIRYDNGAAIRLQDVARVYDAVENRYNAGYYNNEDAILLIINKESGANVIETIKGIKDALPLLKAAIPSSVELNIAMDRSAGIQATLSEAEHTLIIAVILVILVVLLFLGHWRAALIPALAVPVSIIGTFTVMYLMGFSLNNLSLMALIVAAGLVVDDAIVVLENIARYIDKGMSPLQAALRGTKEVGFTLISMNASLVAVFLALLFAGGLLSQLFKEFAVTLSVTIVVSLLVSLTLTPMLCARWLKKQDLNKKPNRWQQGFNNFFGKVTDYYRVSLGWALRHSRLMLIILFITIGVNVYLYIAISKTLLPEQDTGVLWGFIRGDDAMSFQIMQPKVDKLSKYVLSDPAVENVAGFIGGGNSVNNSIMVVRLKPKSDRKESAQDIINRLRDNAPKVAGARMFLMAAQDIQLNMRQNQNSETEYQLLGDDLDLLRKWTIKVADAFREIPQITNVDADDNEGAQQISLTIDREMAKRLGIDMSDVMDVLNNSFSQRQISTIFNSLNQYRVVMEVNPKYAQYPDMLKDLQVITKQGKRVPLSAFTHYDYSLQQDRVQHEGQFASSYISFDLATGVNLDEAIKAIDRKVALLNIPKEIQAKMGGAGSAFQASMAGQPLMIFMALIIVYIVLGILYESYIHPLTILSTLPSAGVGALLALMMLKTPFSLISLLGLFLLIGIVKKNAILMIDLALQFEREQGMDSRTSIQEASILRFRPILMTTMAAILGAVPLMLGGAEGAEMRQPLGITIVGGLILSQLLTLYTTPVVYLYFDSLSNWWRRRHPKKNAHDVSGETA, encoded by the coding sequence ATGAACTTATCAGCCCCATTTATTTTTAGATCAGTTGCTACAATGCTATGCAATGTAGCCATACTGCTATTGGGGATATTATGTTTTAAGTTACTACCTGTTGCACCTTTACCAGAAATGGATTTTCCTGTAATTACTGTAAATGCAAATTTGCCAGGTGCTAGCCCTGAAGTAATGGCAGCTACTGTTGCCACTCCTTTAGAGCGAGCTTTTGGGAGTATTTCAGGGGTGCAACAAATGAACTCTAGTAGTGGGCAGGGTTCAACACGAATTATGCTTGTATTTGATTTAAAGCGTGATATCAACGATGCTGCAAGAGATGTACAAGCTGCTATCAATGCTGCACGTGATTTATTGCCCAGCGGTATGCCTAATAATCCTACTTATCGTAAGATTAACCCTTCACAAGCCCCCATTTTGTTGGTGACCTTAACTTCAGATATTTTAAGTAAAGGGCAGTTATATGATGTGGCCTCTACCATCGTTGCACAAAAAATATCACAAGTAACAGGTGTTGGTGAAGTACAAGTGGGAGGAAGTTCTTTGCCCGCTGTGCGTGTGGAATTAGAGCCGCATTTATTAGCACATTATAATGTTTCTTTATCTGAAGTAAGGCAAGCGATTGTTAATTCAAACTTAAGAAAGCCAAAAGGCTTTGTAGAAAATGATCGATATCAATGGCAAATTACAGCTAATGATCAATTAACTAAAGCGGAACAATATAAACCTATCGTAATTCGCTATGATAATGGCGCAGCTATTCGTTTGCAGGATGTGGCGAGAGTTTATGATGCTGTAGAAAATAGGTATAATGCTGGCTATTATAATAATGAAGATGCCATTTTGTTAATTATTAACAAAGAATCAGGGGCTAATGTTATTGAAACCATTAAAGGGATTAAAGATGCATTGCCGCTGTTAAAGGCCGCTATTCCTTCAAGTGTTGAATTAAATATAGCGATGGATCGTTCGGCAGGTATTCAAGCTACTTTAAGTGAAGCAGAACATACCCTTATTATAGCAGTTATTTTAGTGATTTTAGTGGTGCTATTGTTTTTAGGGCATTGGCGGGCAGCACTTATTCCTGCATTAGCTGTACCTGTATCCATTATAGGTACATTTACAGTAATGTATCTAATGGGATTTTCACTAAACAACCTATCATTAATGGCTTTGATTGTCGCAGCAGGTCTGGTGGTTGATGATGCCATTGTGGTACTTGAAAATATTGCTCGCTATATTGATAAGGGGATGAGTCCTCTACAGGCTGCATTACGAGGTACTAAAGAGGTTGGTTTTACTTTAATATCGATGAATGCATCATTAGTTGCTGTGTTTTTGGCATTATTATTTGCTGGTGGTTTACTGTCTCAATTATTTAAAGAGTTCGCTGTTACTTTATCAGTAACCATTGTGGTTTCTTTACTTGTGTCGCTTACGCTAACCCCGATGTTATGTGCGAGATGGTTAAAAAAACAAGACTTAAACAAGAAGCCTAACCGTTGGCAACAAGGATTTAATAATTTCTTTGGTAAAGTAACTGATTATTATCGTGTTAGCTTAGGTTGGGCATTAAGACACTCTAGGTTAATGTTGATTATTTTATTTATTACCATTGGGGTGAATGTTTACTTATATATAGCTATTTCTAAAACATTATTGCCTGAACAGGACACAGGGGTTTTGTGGGGATTTATACGAGGTGACGATGCTATGTCATTTCAAATTATGCAGCCAAAAGTAGACAAGCTAAGTAAGTATGTATTAAGTGATCCAGCAGTAGAAAATGTAGCAGGCTTTATTGGTGGTGGCAATAGTGTTAATAACTCTATAATGGTAGTACGTTTAAAACCGAAAAGTGATCGTAAAGAAAGCGCTCAAGATATTATTAATAGATTACGTGATAATGCACCAAAAGTAGCAGGTGCTAGAATGTTCTTAATGGCTGCGCAAGATATTCAGTTAAATATGCGCCAAAACCAAAACTCAGAGACTGAATATCAATTACTAGGTGATGATCTTGATTTATTAAGAAAGTGGACAATTAAGGTAGCGGATGCTTTTCGTGAAATTCCTCAGATTACCAATGTGGATGCTGATGATAATGAAGGAGCACAGCAAATTTCTTTAACCATTGATCGAGAAATGGCTAAGCGTTTAGGGATAGATATGAGTGACGTGATGGATGTGTTAAATAACTCATTCAGTCAGAGACAAATCTCTACTATTTTTAATAGCCTTAATCAATATCGGGTGGTGATGGAAGTCAATCCAAAATATGCTCAATACCCTGATATGCTTAAGGATTTGCAGGTAATTACGAAACAGGGTAAACGGGTACCGCTGTCCGCTTTTACCCATTATGATTACAGTCTTCAACAAGATCGTGTACAACATGAAGGGCAGTTTGCTTCTTCTTATATCTCTTTTGATTTAGCAACTGGTGTTAATTTAGATGAAGCAATCAAGGCAATCGATCGAAAAGTTGCCTTATTGAATATTCCCAAGGAAATTCAAGCAAAAATGGGAGGTGCAGGCAGTGCTTTTCAAGCCTCAATGGCTGGGCAACCGCTAATGATTTTTATGGCGCTTATTATTGTATATATCGTATTAGGTATTCTTTATGAGAGCTATATTCATCCTTTAACTATTCTTTCTACATTACCTTCAGCAGGTGTAGGAGCCTTATTAGCATTAATGATGTTAAAAACACCCTTTAGCCTAATTTCATTATTGGGGCTATTTTTATTAATTGGTATTGTTAAGAAAAATGCTATTTTAATGATTGATCTTGCTTTGCAATTTGAACGAGAACAAGGTATGGATTCACGAACTTCTATTCAAGAGGCTAGTATTCTAAGGTTTAGACCTATTTTAATGACTACAATGGCTGCTATCTTAGGTGCAGTACCTTTAATGTTGGGTGGTGCAGAGGGTGCAGAGATGCGTCAACCGTTAGGTATCACAATTGTTGGTGGTTTGATTTTGAGTCAATTATTAACTTTATATACCACACCTGTGGTTTATTTATATTTTGACAGCTTAAGTAATTGGTGGCGTCGTCGTCACCCCAAAAAAAATGCTCATGATGTCTCGGGAGAAACAGCATGA